CGCGGCGGGGCTCCCCGGGGAACCGTGCCGCTGCCGACCGGTCCGTGGAACATGTTCGCGCTGTCGCCCGACCAGCGGACGGCGGCCCTCATGAACGGGACCGACCTCTGGCTGGTGGACCTGGCACGTGCCATCCCGACCCACATCGCTCCGACCTTCTCGAAGGAGGCGCAAGTGGCCTGGTTTCCCGACAGCCGCCGCTTCGCTTTTTCTTCCAGCAAGAGCGGCCGCGCCGAAATCTACATTGGCAGCACGAACGGCGGCGAGCCGGAAATGGTCGCCACGACCGCGGCGCAGTTCAAGATGCCATGGGACGTTTCGCCGGACGGAAAGTTCCTGCTCTTCGGCCAGCTGGGAGAGACGACCTCCTGGGACATATGGTCCGTGCCGCTGGAAAAGGACGGGAAGTCGCAGCAGTACGTGGCGGGGCCGGGGCAAGAGCTGCAAGCGGCCTTCTCTCCGGATGGAAAATGGGTGGCCTACCAGAGCACCGAGTCGGGACAGCCGGAGGTCTACGTCCAGGCGTTTCCGGTTTCGGGGAACAAGGTGCGTATCTCGGTGGACGGCGGCGACGGTCCCGGCTGGAGGCGCGACGGCAAGGAGCTGCTCTACTCCCACCGGGACACAATCGTCTCGGTGCCAATCACCTACAGCGGCTCCGAGATCGCGCCGGGCGCGCCGCATCCGCTCCTGACGGTCCCGGAAGGAACGACCGGCGGCGACGGAACCACCGACGGCGAGCGGTTCCTGGTCACGGTGGGGCCGGAGGCCCGGCGGGACATCCGCATCATCCTGAACTGGACCTCACTCCTGAAGCACTGACCCTTTCGCGCGGCTTGCCTTACCCCCCTGCATCGAGGAGGTCTCATGCGAATCCCGCTCTTCAAGATGGAGCGGATGCAGTCCACCTACGAGAACTACGTCGAGTTCAACTTGTCGGAAAGCGGCGTGCACCCGATGCGGGTGGAGGAGCTGCTGGAAGGATCGGATGAGACGGAGAGGATCCTCGGCACCGAGCTGGGGTACGGCCATTGCAATGGCAGCGAGCAGCTTCGCGATCGGATCGCGCTCTTCTATCCCGGCGCAACGCGTGAGAATGTCGTCGTCACCAACGGCGGCGCGGAGGCCAACTTCGCCACCTTCTGGACGCTCCTGGAAAAGGGCGACCGCGCCGCCATCGAGATTCCGAACTACTTCCAGACACCGGGGCTGACGAGCATCTTTCAGGGACGAGCCGACTTCTTTCGCCTGCGCCGGCGGAAGGAGGGTGAGGGAACCCGCTGGGCCCTCGATACGGACTCCTTGCGAGGTGCCGTCACCAGAAAGACCCGCATCATATTAATAACCAACCCCAACAACCCCACGGGGGCCATCCTGACCGAAGCGGAGATGGACGCCGTCGTCCAGGTCGCGCGCCGGAGAGGCGCCTGGATCGTGGCCGACGAGATCTACCGCGGCGCCGAAGTGTCGGGAGTGACCACCCCGACCTTTTACGGCCGATACTCGCGCGTGCTGATTACCTCCGGGCTTTCGAAGGCTTTCGGATTAC
This genomic stretch from Candidatus Polarisedimenticolia bacterium harbors:
- a CDS encoding aminotransferase class I/II-fold pyridoxal phosphate-dependent enzyme, giving the protein MRIPLFKMERMQSTYENYVEFNLSESGVHPMRVEELLEGSDETERILGTELGYGHCNGSEQLRDRIALFYPGATRENVVVTNGGAEANFATFWTLLEKGDRAAIEIPNYFQTPGLTSIFQGRADFFRLRRRKEGEGTRWALDTDSLRGAVTRKTRIILITNPNNPTGAILTEAEMDAVVQVARRRGAWIVADEIYRGAEVSGVTTPTFYGRYSRVLITSGLSKAFGLPGLRIGWVIGPPKMIEAIWSHRDYTTIAPSILSDRLACLAMEPARREKIFVRTRTVIRNNLP